ATCCAAAAATAGCAGCGGTAATTAAGACTGTTCGTTTTTTCATGATAACGCCTCCGTAAATTTTAATATTTGGTCTTTTGCTGTGCAAGCTTCCTCAAAATATTTAGATGACAGATCAGTGTTCTCCTGCTTTTTGTAATACAGAGCGGCATTTAGAGATAGATCAGCGACATCCGACCACAAATGTTGCTCTTTGAGTATATTCATATTCTCGTCAAAAGATGCCGAATTAGTTTCATCGTATAGAAAGTATATGAGGTTCAGTTTGGTCTTATATACATGTTCGTTTACACTTTCAGCATATGTTATGGCTTTATTTCTCCATTCACGAGCTATTTCATGTGATCCTAACTTGTAAAGAGTGCGACTTAACATATAGTAATTCCTAATCGTTAAACAATTTAAATCGCTTAACGTGAACGAGAGGGTTTTCTCAAAGCATTCCAAGGCTTCCAGAAGTTTTTCCTGTCTCTCATAACATATCCCTAAATTGAAATACCCTAAGCTTTCGGAATAGCCTTCTTTGTTTTCGGAAGCGATTTGTATGGCACGCTTGTATAGAGAGATGGCTTCATCCCATAGCTGAAGGTCAACCTTATTCATGGCGAAAATCATGTGACATTTGATTACGCGGTTGATGTAGCCTTCATGCGCTTTAAAACTTTCGAGTGCTCTTTCAGCATGATTTAAAGAGAAAAAGTTCTGGCGGATTTCATAATAGGTAATGGCAGTTTGATAGTGGAATTCAGCTCTTTCTATTTCGTCCGGTACTTTGTTGAGTTTGCTCTCTGCGACTCTGTAGGAGCTGATCGCTTTAATGAAGTCTTTTTCATAGAAGCGATACATGCCGTTGAAAAGATAAAAATAATACTGGATCATATCGTCTGTGGTTGTCTCCAGCGTTTCGTATTTCACTTTGCCAAGAAGATTTCCTGATTCACTATAATTTTCAGTCATCAATTTAAAGCGAGAGTCTATGAGATTGAAATATAGAAGCACGTTCTGATTTTTTTCCATGTCTGGTAGTGCCTTAATGATTTTTTCTCGCATGGCTGTAGCTTTGGGAATATTGTTTTGTTTGATGACCCTATACCACTCGTTAAGGTCGAAAGCCACTTTTTCAAAATCTATTTTTGTTTCCACCTTCGCCATCCTTCCTTTTCTCTTTCAATAATCATGCTATACCAACCATTAACATTTCAGCTACGTTTTCGGATGCTATTCTTTCTATCAAAATTCCTTTATCCTTCCCTCAATATACACTCCCTCGCTCTTTTTTCTATTTAATGTCATTTTACTACATATTCCATCATTTACAAGTGATATTTTTATAATAAAAGTTTTACATTTTTGTTATATTAATTGAGCTTTTTTGCGTTAAATTTTAATTTTTTAACATATTATAGTCTCTATTGTTCATATATAATGTGTATCTGGCGCCAAAAAATACCGCTAAATGGCGGTTTGGTACTTATAGGAGAAAGATTATCGCTACATGACGAGAAAGGACTATGAGATAGAAAGATGTAGAGACAATTTAATAGAAGTTCAGTTTAGATGAGAGTTTTACGATAAGTTTTTTGCAAAATAGTTCTTCAGAAGAGGTTTTTATAGTGAGGGAAGTATTTGAAGAGATTGCTTATATAAGATATATCACTAACGTTGCATTAATTTAGTTTCACTATTAAAAATACTCATAATGTTCAATAGAGTTATTTTGTGCAAAGAAAAAGTCCTTTATAATGGTTAGGTCAGGTGGTAATCCCGTCCAAATCCAATAAAAAGGACAAACGCATGGATAAGATTACACGAAAAACGTCATTTGGGCAATGGTTTTCACCAGGAAATAAAATCAACTTCGATTGCTAGGTGAAGCCTCTCAAGGTTTATTTTGTTCCAAAATAGGGCGATAATAGATCCTTTTTGAAGGTAGTCAAAGTAAGTATGCTGTTTGAAATGTGATTTCAATTTATCCCACTCTTAAGGGGCAGTAAAACGCCCACCTCAAAACTTAAGAAGATCGAAAAGTTTAGGTTGGGGGACAAACTGCCCCTAAAGGTCCCATAAGTTAAACGAACAATCAGTGGGGGTGGAAGGAAAACTCCCACTGATTGAAGCTTAACTTTATAATGGTAGTAAAAAAATATCATAACCCTTTTGAAATCTATCGAGGTGATACGTAATATAGTTAGAAGGGGGGATGAAAATGTGTTAAAATTGGTAATGGAGGAAGCAGATACTCTTGTGAAATTGTGACATGGACTATGACAGTCTATTATGTGCAAATAAAAGATCGGGCAAAAACCAAGGGGATGTCGAAGTCTTGGTGCGAACCCTAAGCGCACATAAAATCCCTAAGGGACCCGCACCAAAAAAAGAGCCAAATATGTAAAAATGTGTGATGGGATTAAAAGAAACTAAGTGCTT
The Salipaludibacillus sp. LMS25 DNA segment above includes these coding regions:
- a CDS encoding Rap family tetratricopeptide repeat protein; the protein is MAKVETKIDFEKVAFDLNEWYRVIKQNNIPKATAMREKIIKALPDMEKNQNVLLYFNLIDSRFKLMTENYSESGNLLGKVKYETLETTTDDMIQYYFYLFNGMYRFYEKDFIKAISSYRVAESKLNKVPDEIERAEFHYQTAITYYEIRQNFFSLNHAERALESFKAHEGYINRVIKCHMIFAMNKVDLQLWDEAISLYKRAIQIASENKEGYSESLGYFNLGICYERQEKLLEALECFEKTLSFTLSDLNCLTIRNYYMLSRTLYKLGSHEIAREWRNKAITYAESVNEHVYKTKLNLIYFLYDETNSASFDENMNILKEQHLWSDVADLSLNAALYYKKQENTDLSSKYFEEACTAKDQILKFTEALS